A window of the Cannabis sativa cultivar Pink pepper isolate KNU-18-1 chromosome X, ASM2916894v1, whole genome shotgun sequence genome harbors these coding sequences:
- the LOC115714030 gene encoding alcohol dehydrogenase-like 7 has product MEGSTQTTGKPIRCKAAICREPGQPLVIEEIFVAPPMPREVRIRIICSSLCQSDVTFWKMKEFPGICPRILGHEAVGVVESVGEDVNEVVEGDRVIPTFLSDCGECFDCKSKKSNLCSNFPFKVSPWMPRYESTRFTDLKGDPLYHFLFVSSFSEYTVVDISNLTKISSEIPPNRSCLLSCGVSTGVGAAWRTAEVEAGSTVVIFGLGSIGLAVAEGARLCGAARIIGVDVNPDKFELGKKFGVTDFVNGANCGDKSLSQVIMKMTDGGADYCFECVGLASLVQEAYASCRKGWGKTVVLGVDKPGSEVRLPSFDILHTGKCLLGALFGGLKPKSDIPILLKRYTDKELHLDEFVTHEVKFEDINKAFDLLIEGSCLRCVIWMDK; this is encoded by the exons ATGGAAGGTTCAACTCAAACTACAGGGAAGCCCATTCGATGCAAGG CTGCTATTTGTCGAGAGCCTGGTCAGCCATTAGTAATTGAGGAAATCTTTGTGGCGCCACCGATGCCTCGTGAAGTTCGGATTCGGATTATATGTAGCTCACTCTGTCAAAGCGATGTCACAttttggaaaatgaag GAATTTCCTGGAATATGTCCAAGAATTCTGGGTCACGAAGCAGTAGG GGTTGTGGAGAGTGTTGGGGAAGATGTGAATGAAGTagttgaaggagatagagtgaTCCCAACATTTCTTTCAGATTGTGGGGAGTGTTTCGACTGCAAATCAAAGAAGAGTAACCTCTGTTCGAATTTCCCCTTCAAGGTCTCACCTTGGATGCCCAGATATGAGTCCACCAGATTCACAGACCTCAAAGGAGACCCTTTGTACCATTTTCTGtttgtttcaagttttagtgaGTATACTGTGGTTGATATCTCCAATCTTACAAAAATTAGCTCTGAAATCCCTCCAAACAGGTCCTGCCTCCTCAGTTGTGGGGTTTCAACAG GGGTGGGTGCTGCTTGGAGAACAGCTGAGGTGGAGGCAGGGTCTACTGTTGTAATTTTTGGATTGGGCTCAATTGGTTTAGCT GTTGCAGAGGGGGCAAGACTGTGTGGAGCTGCCAGAATTATTGGTGTCGATGTGAACCCTGATAAATTTGAACTTG GAAAGAAGTTTGGGGTGACAGACTTTGTTAATGGAGCAAACTGTGGGGACAAGTCTTTGAGCCAG GTGATCATGAAGATGACTGATGGGGGTGCAGATTATTGTTTTGAGTGTGTTGGACTTGCATCCTTGGTTCAAGAAGCTTATGCTAGCTGCCGAAAG GGTTGGGGAAAGACAGTTGTGTTAGGTGTGGATAAGCCAGGGTCAGAGGTGAGGCTTCCCTCATTTGATATCCTACACACTGGGAAATGCTTATTGGGAGCCTTATTTGGTGGACTCAAACCTAAATCTGATATTCCTATCCTTCTCAAGCGATATACAGACAAG GAACTTCATCTGGATGAGTTTGTGACACACGAGGTCAAGTTTGAAGATATCAACAAAGCTTTTGATTTACTCATTGAAGGTAGTTGTCTCAGGTGTGTGATCTGGATGGACAAATGA
- the LOC115714037 gene encoding phosphoprotein ECPP44, whose protein sequence is MAEENKSHDYEGSSVETKDRGLFDFLKKDDHKEEEKKADHHHHDAAISSEFTEKVKVSEQHEPVKSSHEPVNYFNAEETVNEEEKMNPNPAKLHRSHSSSSSSSDEEECEGEEKKKKKKKGIKETLKEKFSGEDKKEEEKVHQHHVDTSVPIEHEVEAHHTTHEGPHGYTSTETVVTPVPNPEEKKGFLEKIKDKLPGQHKKEEEVAVVTSPAAPPPPVHHDQPHYSSSHDHDDHHEGEPKEKKGILEKIKEKLPGYHSKTETTEEKEKEKEKESGSHY, encoded by the exons ATGGCTGAAGAGAACAAGAGCCACGATTACGAGGGTTCATCCGTGGAGACCAAAGATCGTGGACTATTTGATTTCTTGAAGAAAGATGATCACAAGGAGGAGGAAAAGAAGGCTGATCACCATCATCATGATGCTGCTATAAGCTCCGAGTTCACTGAGAAGGTCAAAGTGTCTGAACAACACGAACCTGTTAAGTCTTCTCATGAACCAGTCAACTATTTCAACGCTGAAGAAACTgttaatgaagaagaaaagatgaACCCAAATCCAGCTAAACTCCACCGTTCTCACAGTAGCTCTAGCTCT TCTAGCGATGAGGAAGAATGTGAAGGagaagagaaaaagaagaagaagaagaagggaatTAAGGAGACACTAAAGGAAAAATTCTCAGGTGAAGATAAAAAGGAGGAAGAGAAGGTTCATCAACATCATGTGGACACAAGTGTGCCTATTGAGCACGAAGTTGAAGCTCATCACACAACACACGAAGGTCCTCATGGGTACACATCAACAGAGACTGTGGTGACCCCTGTTCCCAACCCAGAAGAGAAGAAGGGTTTCCTTGAGAAAATCAAGGATAAACTACCTGGTCAGCACAAGAAAGAGGAAGAGGTAGCAGTGGTGACATCACCAGCAGCACCACCACCACCAGTTCACCACGACCAGCCCCATTACTCATCATCGCATGATCATGATGATCATCATGAAGGTGAGCCTAAGGAGAAGAAGGGTATTTTGGAGAAGATCAAGGAAAAGCTTCCTGGGTACCATTCCAAGACTGAGACTACTGaagaaaaggaaaaggaaaaggaaaaggaGAGTGGTTCACATTATTAA